The DNA sequence TTGGCAGCATTTGCTATTGCTGAAAAAGTTGATGTATACATTCCTGTTGCAGTAGCTACTGAAGGTTTCTTCGTAACACATGCAAAAGGTTATGTTGACATGACTCCGGAAGATATGGCACTGACTGAATTTGATCCGGTAGCTGCACCGGTTCCTGCGATGGACAATGAAACTCCACCTGCAAGAATCCAGCGTGATGCTCCTGTTCAAAAGTCAAACTTTATGTCTTACCTGATTCATGCTGTATGGCAACAGGAAATCTGGGATTCAAACAAACGTGCAATGAAATATATCTATGAATATCTTGGCGGACCGATTGAAGTGAAAAATCCTGAGTCTGAAGTATTCCTTATCGCTTCGGGTTGTGCAGCTGCACAGGCAAGAGAAGCATGGAGATATGCACAGGAAGCAGGTTTAAGCGTTGGTTTAATCAAAGTAAGAGCTATCAGACCGTTCCCGATTGATGAAATCAGAGATACAGTTAAAAATGCTAAATCTATCATCGTCCCTGAACACAATATTATCGGCTGGTTATGTAAAGAAGTAAAAGCGGCGATTCCAAATGGCGGAATTGTTACAGAGGGACCAAGAGTATACGGTGGTATGACACTTCCGGTTGAGTTGATTATGAAAGAAATTCATAACTCACTTGGCTTAGAATACGACCTAAAACTATAAAAAGGAGATAAAATGAGTTTAAAATATATAACTCCGGCAGAGAGATTTAAAAAATATCTACCAAAAGATTATGTAGAGCTAGTTGACTACGGTCCGTTTGGAAAAACACAAGAAGAAGCCGGACCAGGTAATATGGGGCAGTTTAAAGAGCTCGTTGAAGAGCATCCGATGTGTTCTGGTTGTTGGATGGCATACTATATCAGACTGATTTTTGCTTCACTTCCAAATCCGGAAGATACAGTAACACTGGGTACAGCAGGTTGTGGCCGTTTGGCTATTTCTCAGGCTGCGGTACCGTTTATCTATGGTAACTACGGTGACCAAAATGCTATGGCATCAGGATTGACACGTGCGTTCAGATTACGTTTCCCTGATAAAACAAAAGATGTTATTACTATTGCCGGTGACGGTGGTACTATGGATATCGGTTTCTCAATGACTATGCACTCATGGATTCGTGGCGAAAAATTCACGACTATCATGCTTGACAATGAAGTTTATGGAAATACAGGCGGACAATCTTCTGGAATGTCTCCACAAGGTGCTGTTCTTAAAATGGCTCCAAAAGGAAAAGATTTCGGTAAAATGCCGGCAACAGAGCTTGCCAGAGCAGCCGGTTGTGTCTATACTGTAAGAATGTCTCCGACAAACATCAAAAAAGCGGCTAAGATTATCAGACGTGCAATCTTTGTTGCAAGAGAAGTCGGACCGACATTTATTCATGCATATACATCATGTAATATCGAATATTCAATTCCTACGCATGAAGTGTTTGCTGATGCAAAAGCACAGGAAAAAGATCGTTTTACATTTGAAGAATACATGACTGATGAAGCAAAAGAAGTCATCGAACGTGTAGAAGCTGAAGAAAAAGCAGCAAGAATGGCAAGAAAAGCTCAAAAAACAGAGGCGGTAAATTAATATGGCTGATAAAACAAGAAAAAAAAGATATAACATACGTATTTCCGGATTAGGTGGACAAGGTGTTGTAACTACTGCTCACATCCTTGGTTCAACAATGGATAATGCAGGTCAATATGCATCTTTGGTACCGTTTTTTGGTTCTGAAAAAAGAATGGCACCTGTTGAGGCTTATGTAAGAGCTTCAACAGAGCCGATTTATGAAGTTGGTGAAGTTGTATATCCTGATATTATCATGATTTACCACTCACAGGTTGTAACACACGGTAAGTCTTATACAATGCCGTTTTATACAGGTCTTAAGCCTGACAGTTTGATTATCATCAACTCTGAAGTAAATGTACTTGATGAAGATGATGTAAAAGTTTTAAAAGACTTAAGAGCTACTGTTGTTCAGTTTGATGCAACAAAACTTGCACTTGATACGGCAGGAACAGAACTGGCAACAAATATGGCAATGATGGGTATGATGCTTGGACTTATAAACCTTGTCAGTATTGAAAACATTGAAACAGCGGTAAAAGAGAGATTCCTGGGAACATCATTTGTATCTTCAGGCGGTACAGCTATGCTTGACTCTGCAATAGAGAAAAAGTTTAAGAAAAAAGAAGAGTTACTCCAAAAAAATATGGATGTAATCAGCAAGACTTTTGAAATGGCAAATTCTATTGATTTGGATACTGCTGATTTAATTATTAAGTTCGACATATAAAAGGATAATAAATGTATTATGTAGCAAAAGTTAATTCTGACATGTGTGCCGAGTACAAGTGTAATACCTGTACTTTGTATTGCCCGGAAGCCAATACACTCATGTTTGATAAAAGCGGAAATACATCTTGGGTTGATGTAGACAGATGTAAAGGGTGTGCATTATGTGTGTACGTATGTACTGATATGCTCAATCGTGATTGTATTACGATGGAAATGCCTAACGTCGAAGCAGTATAATTTCTGTATATATAGGTCATCCTTTAGGGATGGCTTATACCCTCTTAAAATTTAAAAAATCTTTTATTATTTATCCAATTCCTTATAAAAAGTTACTTTTAGACAATAATGTTAAAATAATATAATTAAAAATCAAAAGGACCATAGTGGAAGTCTCAGTAAAAAAAATCGATGATATTAACTTTATCTTGAGTGGTACGATCGAAAACAATATAATAGAAAACAAAGTGGCAGAATTTAAAGAAAAATTAACACAAAAGACAAATAACGATACGTCAAAAAGTGAAAATATTGAGCAGGAAGCAGCAGGCGAAGTTTTCAAAGAATTCATCAATACCGGCATCAAAAAAGCAAATATAGACATAGATACTATTTTGGGACAACCACTCCTGAAAAAATATGAACAGCAGGAGAACAATGTCTACTTCGAGGTCGCGCTCTCTACAAGTCCTCAAATCAATACAGATATAGACTATAACGATATCATCCCCGACTTCACAAAGCCAAAAGCCGATCCTGCAGCAGTGGAGGCCAAACTTCAGGAGTTTGCACAACAGCAGGCTCCCTTTACCAAAATAGACAAACCGCGGGCAGTAAAAGCAGGTGATGTTGCTGTCATCGACTTTGCCGGTTCTATTGATGGAAAACCGTTTGAAGGCGGCAGTGCCGAAAAATTCAACCTGAAAATCGGATCCCAGTCATTTATTCCGGGTTTTGAAGAACAGATAATAGGAATGGAGTATGGCGAGGAGAGAACCATTACCGTTACCTTTCCGGCAGATTATCAGGCAGAAGATCTCGCAGGGAAAGAGACTAAATTTGATGTCAAACTTCATGAAATTCAACAGCAGGAAGCCCAAACACCCGATGATGCTTTTGCCCAAAAAATTCTAAGCGATCCCTCGGCAACACTTGACACACTCAAAGAAAAATTTGCAGACCAGATTATATCCGAAGAACTTTCACAACTGTATATGCAGGAGCTTAAGCCAAAAATAATAAATGCTTTAAATGAAAAATTTGATTTCACACTGCCTGAGAATATCGTCGAGCAGGAGATAGATGCAAAAGTGCGCGAAAAAACAAAAAGCTACACAGAAGAAGAGCATAAACAGTTCCTTGAAGACAAAGAGAAATTTCTTCAGCTAAGAGAATCTGTACGTGAAGATGCCAAAAGAGTTGTAAAAACTGCCCTTATCGTTGAAGCTTTGGCAAAAAAAGAAGGAATAGATGTTCATATACAGGAAGTGCATGCCGCACTTGGCTATCAGGCAATGATGACAGGCCAGGATGCCCAGGAACTTGTAAAGTACTATGAAGAGAACAATCTTATGACATCTGCAAAAATGGGTCTTACCGAAGATAAACTTTTTGGAAAACTCCTGGGGTTTCATAATCAGTAAAGATCCAATGATTCAAAAAATCTGGGACTGGGCTGATAAAAACAATATATCCGATTTAGAGTGGATAGCGCATGATTCCTATCTCAAAGGTGGCTATTTCAGAGGACTTCCGAGAGACAAAGAATCATTGCTCGGACTGCAGGAGCTCAATCTTCTTGGCAGTCAGCTTTCAGACTTGCCGCCGGAAATAGCCTGTCTTAAGAATTTAAAAAAACTTTATATGCTGGGAAACCGGTTGAGGAAACTGCCCCCGGAGACAGGCCTTCTGACACAGCTTGAAGAACTTTATCTTGCAGGGAATCAATTGGAAGAACTGCCAAAAGAGATAGGGTCTTTAAAAAATCTGAAACTGCTTCTTTTGCAGGAAAACAGACTCTCAGGCATACCAAAAGAGATCGCTTCGCTCAAAAATTTAAAAACATTGGAACTGGGCGCAAATCAGCTTTCATCCCTTCCTGCTGAAATCGGACAATTGACAAATTTAACCAAGCTGACTTTCTGGAAGAATCGGCTGAGTACCCTGCCTGACGAGATTGAAAATCTGCTAAACCTGGAAGAGCTGGACTTCACTTACAACAGGCTTTCATTAACCCAAGGGCATGCCCTGTGGCTGGACAGGCTTATGCAAAAAGGCTGTTGTGTTTCTATATAAACAGGTGACTCTTGTCAGGATTTTTTTCCTGATATTTGACAATATACGAACATTGCGCCACAGCTTTTTTATTCTCTTTTTCTATCTCTTTGAGCACATCTTCAAGCAAAGCTTTTGCAAGACCTTTTCCCGCCAGTTCTTGCGGTACAATAGTATGTGTCAAGTGCATCTTGCCATCCTGATCATCATATGTTATATAAGCCACATGTCCGTCTATATGGTATTCGTATCTGCACTCATCTGGATTGTGAATTAAAGTATTTGACATCTCTTTTCCTTTTTTTTCTATAATTTTATCATGCTAAATTTAAAAAGAAACTACCCTGTCAATTACATAAATTTCACAACCTTTATATAAGCCTAAGAAATGAAGATGTTTTCTTCTTTAACTTCAAATTACTGTAGTTTTATCTAAAATACAAAAAAAATTATTGTGAGGTACTGATTATATGGCTACTCAAGAAACAAAACGGTATATGGAAATGCAAATGCAGGAGCTTAAAGAAGCCTGTGCCGCAAATGAAGAAGAAAAAAATCCTGCTCCAAAAAAAGCAAACAACAATAGGGACAAAAATGCTGAAATTGCAAAACTCTATGAAGATGCAGCCGAGTATGAAGAAGATTTAAAAGGCTTTCAAGAAGAACTTGAAATAGTCAATGCAAATGAATTTAAAGATATTCCCGACTTGTTAAAAGAAAAATTCTCAACACAGGAGAGAGACTATGCACAGGAGATAAGAACTCTTTTGGAAGCTACATGGGCACACTATGTAAATGTGGAAAAAACACATCCTCAGGAGCAGCTTGATATTATAAAAACAACTGCGTTACATGAAATTGTCACAGCACTTGCCAAAGCCTACCCTGATTATGAAGGTGATTTTGAGTCAGATATCAAAGAGATACTTGTCAAGAGATGGGAAATGCTCATAGCAATCAAAAAAGAGCATATCAAAGAAGAGATAGCAGAAATCAAAATATTAGGTCTTAAGCCGAATTATGTCCAAAGAATCTATAAACAGTTTCATGGCATAGAATAAGAAAATATGATGTAAGAGCAGTTTTTCGTTTTTTACACACTTTTGTCATGTTTCACAAAAAGAGTTCTCATATCTGCATGGATACTGTTAACTTTGCTATAATTATTCTATAGACGATATTATTTCAGGAGAATTTGTTATGGACGCAGTAACGAAAGAAAAATTAGAGAAAGTTGTTACACTGGTAAACAAAGCGATGGTAGATCCGGATATAGATATTGATTATTGTATACCCGGTGTTGAAACAACGGTAAAAGAGTGTGATGTATCAGAAACCCCTTTTGTATTAGTTACCTATGTTTTGGGTGATTACAACAAACATACACGTAAAATTCATTTGGATGCAACCTTATTGCGGGAAACACCCGAGGAGATCGCCAACAGAATAACATTTTCCATTGAAGAGTTCAAAGGTGAAATAGATTCTGTAGAGATGGGCTGATGCCCTCTCTGTTTTTTATTTTACAGTAAAAGGAATTTCATCCAGTGAAAAATCTTTTAATTTGGAAGTTATCCATTCATACTCTTGAGAATTTTCATTGACATAAAAATAAAGTGCTCCGCCGTCTTCGTCATTTTGGACAAGAATATTACTCTCGTTTTGCAACTCCCAGGCAGCCAAGCCTTCATATTGTGTGAACTCTTTTGCAAGCACATAGCTTTGCAGTGTTATTCCCTTTTCCAGTGAATAAAAAAGAAATCTTTTCGAAGCGATATCTGAAACTTTGACAGGAACAGATGCATTTAAATTAAATATTTTATACTCAAAAGCATCCAATAATTCGGACAAAAACTCTTGACTCCATGCCATAACTTTTTTCATACATTGAGAAGTTTCAGGATCTAAATTGTCTCTGTCCAAATAAAATGTATTATAATCCTTACAGATATTACTGTATTCAATGCCAATGCCTATTTTTTTCAAACTAAACTTCTTTTACCACTTTTACATCATTTCCGACTGCAATTCCGCCGTATTCAAGAGGCGTTACAAAAAGACCGCGTTTTCCTTTTATCAGTGCAGGAAGTTCAGGAGCGAATGCATACAGATACCGGTAATCTTCACACGGCCCGTTAACTTCAAAAAGCATCTCGCCGATCTCTATTATCGAACCTTTGTTGAGATGATACAGGTCAACATCCACGTAAATATCTTCCATTAAAAGTCCTCTTTCAAACACAAGTTCTGCATCTTCTATGATGTCATAACTTTTTTTTGAAACCAAAACCATTGGCTTCACTTCACCGTTGTCATAGTCTCTGCTCCCAACAATTCCGTTCTCATCGCAATCAAAGTCTTCACATTTCATACGATGCCCCGCACGCATCATATCAGGCATCGTCACAAACAACGATAATACTTTTCCCTCTGTCATTTCTTATCCTTCATATCATTATAAAATTTTAATGATAGTAACATAATTTGTCTGTAGCCTTATTACTAATTTTAATTAGATAAATAAAATAATAATAGATAAATTCTCTACTGCGTGCTGTAAATAAGTATATATCCGACCAAAAGCCCGCCAAAAGTTCCTATCAAATACCCCATTATTGCCATCAGTACACCTATACTTACAAGTGCTTTGTTGTAAGTTGCCGCAAGAATTGGTGCCGAAGCCACACCGCCTATGTTTGCCAGAGAGGCAACTGAGATACTGAATAAATCGAGCTTGAATATTTTTGCCCCTGCCACCATTATCAATGCATGCACAAGCAAGACGGCAAAACCGGCAAAAACATACATGCCAAGACCACTGAAGCTTTCTATGACAGCACGAGAACCTATCAGTGCTATTAAAATATAGAGCATGGTTGTTGCCACTTCGTTTGAACCGTTTATAAACCGTAATTTTGTAAAAGAGCCGAGCACCCCTAAGAGTGTGGAAAAAACAACAATACTTGTCGTTGTATTGAGTATCACCAATTTTTCGGCTATTATCTGAGAAAACAGAGATGCTCCGAGTGCCAGAAGAATTAGGAGCCAGTATCTTTTAGCACCCACAGAACAGGCACAACCGATTTTATCCAGATAGGCAAGTTTTTCTTCACTCTTTGTAAACCTGTTGAATATTTTTGCAAAAGGGACCAAAAAAAGCAAGAGCATCACCCATACAGTATAATTGACACTGTCCACAACAAGAGCATAGGCAAAGGCATCTTCACTTACATGTAAAGCACTTCCGACAGCGATCATATTTGCCGTACCTCCCATCCAACTCCCTGCGAGTGCGCCAAATGCTGCTGCTGTTTCTTTGTCAAACCCAAACAAATATGCAACGACTATAAAGGCAAAAGCAATGGAAAAAACAGCTAAAACATAAGCGATTAAAAGCGATTTTCTGAGCTTGAAAAAATGCTTAAAATCCACTTCCAGAAGCATCAAAAAAAGCATTGCCGGCAGCAGATTCGTTTTTGTCAGTCTGTAGACAGCTGTAATCTCCTGATTTTGCGCAAACACTCCCGAAGAGGCAAGCAGCATAGAAAAAGCATATATCAGCACAACAACAGGAATATACTCGAAAAATTTGTGTTTTGTTTTGATTTGTGCAAAGCTGAGTGCTGTTACAAGTAAAGCAAGTGTAAAAAGATATATCAAAGGAGAGTCAATCAAAGCTTTAACCTACTTTTTCATTAGTATATCATATAATAGCGACATGGTAAATCAAAGCAAATTAGCCTGGGATTAAAACCTCACTGCCATTAAGTTGAGAAAATTAATGCTTTCTCGGAACCGGTACTGAAGTCATAAGTATCTACACAACTCAAAAAAGCAAAGAAAGCGGAATAGATATTGCATAAGATTTTAAAAAACAAGAGAGTTTATGCAATGGAAGAGCGTTTAAAAAAAAAGATATATGAGACTGGTAAAAAGTCATATGAATCATAAACAACACAGTACCAATGGATTAAACCTGCTACAAAAGACTGAAGGATTTTCACAAGCACAAAGTGCTTGGAGATTTTACAATAATGAGCATGTAGATATAGAGTCACTCAATGAGCCAATGCTTACAAGAGGGATTAAAACTATTAATAAAAGCAGTGATGAATATATACTTGTAGCCCATGACTGGTCACTCATAAATTATAAAAACCATACGGCAAAAACAGATTGTATACGAAAACGCAGAAGCAATGTAAATAATGCTTCATCAAGAGGATATGAGTTGCAAAGTTCCCTTGCAATTGAGAGCAGCAGCGGCAAACCAATCCTTCCCTTGGTACAGAACCTAAAGACACAAGATAAAGTGCTCTCAAGCTATAATCCTACAATGAAGAGTCATCTTACCCATCTCGGTGAATTAACACAAAGAATAGCTTATATCAATCAATCCCTCAACATACAAAAGAAAATTGTACATGTAATTGACAGAGAAGCAGACAGTGCGGGGTTTTTCAGAGGACTGCAAAAAGAGGATTTATATATAGTACGAGCATTAGACAATGTCAAAGTCAGGTATGAAGATGAAGATATTACCCAAAAAGAGTTGTCCAAAAAAATGGATAAAGGCAAATATGTAAAAACTATACAGTATCAAAATAAAAAAGTAAAAATTTATGTTAATACGGTAGATATACTTATAACAAGAGACAGCTATCAAAAGACAGATACGCCACAAGGTAAAACAATAAAACAAAAAGTAAAAGGCAAGCCAATAAAAAACAGATTTATAGTCCAAAGACTCATAGATGAGAAGAACAATACAGTTGCTACCTGGCTTCTGTTAAGCAATCTTCCAAAAGATGTTGATATAACAAGGATAGGATTGTGGTATTATTACAGATGGAATATAGAAACGTATTTTAAACTGTTAAAAAGCTCAGGGTTTAATTTGGAAAAATGGCAGCAAGAGAGTGCACAGGCTATATTTAAACGCTTGTTTGTTGCCTCTTATGCCTGTTTGCTTGTATGGGAAATTGAACATACAAATAGTAAAAACATGCTGGCAATTAGAAAGTTTTTAGTTCGATTAAGCGGGAGATTGGTAGCAAGAAAGAAGATATCTACCTCTCCGGCTCTGTTAGCAGGTTTATGGAACTTCTTCTCTGCTATGGATATGCTTGAACTTTATGATATTGAAGAACTCCATAGCATTAAAAAAGAACTCAATGACTTTATGCAGATGGAGTTTTAAGTTGTGTAGATACTTATGACTGAAGTACCGGTTCCAAATAAATGCTTAACTTAATGGCAGTGAGGTTTTAGCCTAGGTTCCAATATGCTTTATAATATAATTAAAAGTGAAACTCTGATGGCAAAAAAATATGTGATTTTAGATACAGAAACAACAGGTACAAATGAAGAAGACAGAATAATTCAACTCGGTTATATGGTTTTAGGCACAAAAGAGATAGAAGTGCATAACAAATTTTGTTCTGCTGATATTGCTATAAAATACGGTGCGATGGAAGTGCATGGGATTACACCTGATTTGATTGAAGGCAAGCCGCCTTGTGTAGAGACACAGGCATACAAAAGACTTCTGGAATTAAATACTGCAGAGAATTATCTCATCATTCACAATGCCCCTTTTGATATAACAATGCTCGAAAAAGAAGGCTTTGTAACACAGATGAAAGTTATAGATACGCTAAGGGTTGCAAAACATGTTATGCCGGATGAAGAGGCGCACAGACTGCAGTATTTTCGCTATAAAATGGAACTCTACAAAGAAGAAGAAAAAGAGGCCGAGGCACTTGGCATCGTTGTCAAGGCCCATGATGCCATCGGTGATGTCCTTGTCTTGAAACTCTTTCTCTCTAAACTCAAAGATATTGTCCAAGAACAGTTTCCAAATGAAAATCCTGTTGAAAAGATGGTCGATTTAACCAACACTCCTATTTTGGTACAAACATTCAGATTTGGAAAACACAAAGGCAAAAGTCTTGAAGAAGTTGCAAGTGAAGATGCAGGATATCTGCGATGGATGTTGAAGAATATGGAAAATATTGATGAAGATCTGCGCTACTCTATCAACTACTACCTGGAGTCATAAATCCAAACAGTATAAACAGAAAAAAAGCAATAAAACCGCTTATAAGCGCATAAGGGAGTTGTGTCTTTACATGTTCGATTACCTCACAATCACTTGCCAAAGAGGAGATAATTGTCGTATCAGAAATAGGAGAACAGTGATCCCCAAAAACACCGCCGCTGATAACCGCTCCTATTGCCAAAGCCACATCAGCATCCATCCCAACAGCCATCGGTACGGCTATGGGTATCATAATGCTGAAAGTACCCCAGGATGTTCCTGTGGAAAAGGAGATGATGCTGCTGAGCAAAAATATCACACCGCTTAAAAGAAACAGACTCAGAGACTCATTGGCAAGTGAAGCCAGATACTCCCCTGTTTTCAAGTCAACCGTTACTTCTCCTATAGCAAAAGCAAAAAGCAGTATCACAGCAATCGGAAAAAGTTTTTTGGCTCCAATGTAAGCGCTTTTTGTATAAGTTTTTACAGACATGTTTTTTGTCCCGACATAATAGAGAAACATTACACTCAAAGTAGCAAGCATTGTATAGTAAATAGAAGTCGAACCGCTTCCTTTGAGCATATTGCCCTCTCCCGTTATGTATAAGAATACAAACACAAATGCAATCATCAAAAAGATCGGGATAAGCATATAATTCATACTCACATGCGCGTTTACATGTAAAGAAGTTTTGGCTAAAGACAGCTTGGCATGTTTCATCGCGCCAATGTCAATATTAAACCAAACAGCCAAAAAAGTAACAATTAAAGCACTCATGGCATAAAAATTATACATGACGCTATGGAGTAATAAATTTACATTATCACCTTCTATGATGCCTGTTTGTATTTGCGTCGCAATCAGTCCGAGTAAAAGCGCACCCCAGCCGTTAAGAACAATTAAAGAGCTGACAGGCGCAGAAGTGGAGTCACAGACAAAAGCCAGTTTGGCATGCGGCACTTTTTCTTTGTCGCAAAGCGGTCTGCCGACAGCTCCTGCTATTAAAGCAGTTATGGAAGATTCTATAAA is a window from the Sulfurimonas hydrogeniphila genome containing:
- a CDS encoding thiamine pyrophosphate-dependent enzyme, coding for MSLKYITPAERFKKYLPKDYVELVDYGPFGKTQEEAGPGNMGQFKELVEEHPMCSGCWMAYYIRLIFASLPNPEDTVTLGTAGCGRLAISQAAVPFIYGNYGDQNAMASGLTRAFRLRFPDKTKDVITIAGDGGTMDIGFSMTMHSWIRGEKFTTIMLDNEVYGNTGGQSSGMSPQGAVLKMAPKGKDFGKMPATELARAAGCVYTVRMSPTNIKKAAKIIRRAIFVAREVGPTFIHAYTSCNIEYSIPTHEVFADAKAQEKDRFTFEEYMTDEAKEVIERVEAEEKAARMARKAQKTEAVN
- a CDS encoding Na+/H+ antiporter NhaC family protein; translated protein: MLAIVLALYTKNIVLSLSGGIFLGLFFLHGFSFLATADALVALFFSLLSEGWILKTLAFAVLVGSVMELMQKSGGINGFVSFMTQKTRLVNSPRSALLVSYFIGVLIFIESSITALIAGAVGRPLCDKEKVPHAKLAFVCDSTSAPVSSLIVLNGWGALLLGLIATQIQTGIIEGDNVNLLLHSVMYNFYAMSALIVTFLAVWFNIDIGAMKHAKLSLAKTSLHVNAHVSMNYMLIPIFLMIAFVFVFLYITGEGNMLKGSGSTSIYYTMLATLSVMFLYYVGTKNMSVKTYTKSAYIGAKKLFPIAVILLFAFAIGEVTVDLKTGEYLASLANESLSLFLLSGVIFLLSSIISFSTGTSWGTFSIMIPIAVPMAVGMDADVALAIGAVISGGVFGDHCSPISDTTIISSLASDCEVIEHVKTQLPYALISGFIAFFLFILFGFMTPGSS
- the tig gene encoding trigger factor, producing the protein MEVSVKKIDDINFILSGTIENNIIENKVAEFKEKLTQKTNNDTSKSENIEQEAAGEVFKEFINTGIKKANIDIDTILGQPLLKKYEQQENNVYFEVALSTSPQINTDIDYNDIIPDFTKPKADPAAVEAKLQEFAQQQAPFTKIDKPRAVKAGDVAVIDFAGSIDGKPFEGGSAEKFNLKIGSQSFIPGFEEQIIGMEYGEERTITVTFPADYQAEDLAGKETKFDVKLHEIQQQEAQTPDDAFAQKILSDPSATLDTLKEKFADQIISEELSQLYMQELKPKIINALNEKFDFTLPENIVEQEIDAKVREKTKSYTEEEHKQFLEDKEKFLQLRESVREDAKRVVKTALIVEALAKKEGIDVHIQEVHAALGYQAMMTGQDAQELVKYYEENNLMTSAKMGLTEDKLFGKLLGFHNQ
- a CDS encoding DUF819 domain-containing protein, giving the protein MIDSPLIYLFTLALLVTALSFAQIKTKHKFFEYIPVVVLIYAFSMLLASSGVFAQNQEITAVYRLTKTNLLPAMLFLMLLEVDFKHFFKLRKSLLIAYVLAVFSIAFAFIVVAYLFGFDKETAAAFGALAGSWMGGTANMIAVGSALHVSEDAFAYALVVDSVNYTVWVMLLLFLVPFAKIFNRFTKSEEKLAYLDKIGCACSVGAKRYWLLILLALGASLFSQIIAEKLVILNTTTSIVVFSTLLGVLGSFTKLRFINGSNEVATTMLYILIALIGSRAVIESFSGLGMYVFAGFAVLLVHALIMVAGAKIFKLDLFSISVASLANIGGVASAPILAATYNKALVSIGVLMAIMGYLIGTFGGLLVGYILIYSTQ
- a CDS encoding leucine-rich repeat domain-containing protein encodes the protein MIQKIWDWADKNNISDLEWIAHDSYLKGGYFRGLPRDKESLLGLQELNLLGSQLSDLPPEIACLKNLKKLYMLGNRLRKLPPETGLLTQLEELYLAGNQLEELPKEIGSLKNLKLLLLQENRLSGIPKEIASLKNLKTLELGANQLSSLPAEIGQLTNLTKLTFWKNRLSTLPDEIENLLNLEELDFTYNRLSLTQGHALWLDRLMQKGCCVSI
- a CDS encoding 2-oxoacid:acceptor oxidoreductase family protein produces the protein MADKTRKKRYNIRISGLGGQGVVTTAHILGSTMDNAGQYASLVPFFGSEKRMAPVEAYVRASTEPIYEVGEVVYPDIIMIYHSQVVTHGKSYTMPFYTGLKPDSLIIINSEVNVLDEDDVKVLKDLRATVVQFDATKLALDTAGTELATNMAMMGMMLGLINLVSIENIETAVKERFLGTSFVSSGGTAMLDSAIEKKFKKKEELLQKNMDVISKTFEMANSIDLDTADLIIKFDI
- a CDS encoding transketolase C-terminal domain-containing protein, which translates into the protein MSPNPEKKLEKTLVDINYLLKEAPREKHFITGAQAMAEAVKRASVDMAIAYPITPQSEVMHLVGDIYAQGHIKEYYRAEEELGTMSAIAGAARAGVRLFTATSGPGLLRGLEAIVSWPGHRVPAVLGILTRVINAPLSIQPDNIEMAYMMHCGAVMLHAENQQDTFDFTLAAFAIAEKVDVYIPVAVATEGFFVTHAKGYVDMTPEDMALTEFDPVAAPVPAMDNETPPARIQRDAPVQKSNFMSYLIHAVWQQEIWDSNKRAMKYIYEYLGGPIEVKNPESEVFLIASGCAAAQAREAWRYAQEAGLSVGLIKVRAIRPFPIDEIRDTVKNAKSIIVPEHNIIGWLCKEVKAAIPNGGIVTEGPRVYGGMTLPVELIMKEIHNSLGLEYDLKL
- a CDS encoding GNAT family N-acetyltransferase, producing MSNTLIHNPDECRYEYHIDGHVAYITYDDQDGKMHLTHTIVPQELAGKGLAKALLEDVLKEIEKENKKAVAQCSYIVKYQEKNPDKSHLFI
- a CDS encoding transposase, coding for MNHKQHSTNGLNLLQKTEGFSQAQSAWRFYNNEHVDIESLNEPMLTRGIKTINKSSDEYILVAHDWSLINYKNHTAKTDCIRKRRSNVNNASSRGYELQSSLAIESSSGKPILPLVQNLKTQDKVLSSYNPTMKSHLTHLGELTQRIAYINQSLNIQKKIVHVIDREADSAGFFRGLQKEDLYIVRALDNVKVRYEDEDITQKELSKKMDKGKYVKTIQYQNKKVKIYVNTVDILITRDSYQKTDTPQGKTIKQKVKGKPIKNRFIVQRLIDEKNNTVATWLLLSNLPKDVDITRIGLWYYYRWNIETYFKLLKSSGFNLEKWQQESAQAIFKRLFVASYACLLVWEIEHTNSKNMLAIRKFLVRLSGRLVARKKISTSPALLAGLWNFFSAMDMLELYDIEELHSIKKELNDFMQMEF
- a CDS encoding 3'-5' exonuclease, with translation MAKKYVILDTETTGTNEEDRIIQLGYMVLGTKEIEVHNKFCSADIAIKYGAMEVHGITPDLIEGKPPCVETQAYKRLLELNTAENYLIIHNAPFDITMLEKEGFVTQMKVIDTLRVAKHVMPDEEAHRLQYFRYKMELYKEEEKEAEALGIVVKAHDAIGDVLVLKLFLSKLKDIVQEQFPNENPVEKMVDLTNTPILVQTFRFGKHKGKSLEEVASEDAGYLRWMLKNMENIDEDLRYSINYYLES